One window from the genome of Carnobacteriaceae bacterium zg-84 encodes:
- a CDS encoding polysaccharide biosynthesis protein, which yields MLNKTKQNKFSKVENLSTNEKMLHGTAWLSIGLLISRIIGALYIIPWSRWIGEHYNVANGLYALAYAPYILFLDIATAGFPLAITKQISQLNARGEYKASMSLFKNSMLIMIGLGAFSCLTFYGLADYIASISVVPTGNVNDSVLILRSLAPAILIIPPISLLRGFFQGFQQMTTPALSQILEQVVRVSYMLGATFYIMKIAKGSLVEAVSQSTFAAFIGAFVTLIFLLFELYKERYYIFEKIKLGKQTVSFSILDSFKLVLKDSIPFVVMSTGTSLLALIDNFSYNGIMNEFSTMTKDEIANSFAWFSANAAKLTNIVGSITMAITASAIPNIAALYHRKDKKQLSLAVTKDIELLCFLVIPSAIGLFIVSNAIYAVFYGSIDGAHVLKIFCINLIITGFFSMFVSIIQSTGKHMIAIKSLSILLLSKLTFTLILTAIFKENGPGLSSVVATILATIYLFDELFKLTKFDTTYIIKKTTNIIFATLAMTAISLIIYNILVILLPANNNMANLFIVFITAIFGGLTYIYFTLKLNIMDSILPKQALQFRRLLKKWNL from the coding sequence GTGTTAAATAAAACGAAACAAAATAAATTTTCCAAAGTAGAAAATCTATCAACAAATGAAAAAATGTTACACGGAACAGCATGGCTATCTATTGGATTGCTGATTTCAAGAATTATCGGTGCTTTATACATTATCCCTTGGTCAAGGTGGATTGGAGAACACTATAATGTTGCCAATGGACTATATGCACTTGCCTATGCACCCTATATTTTATTTTTGGATATTGCAACGGCAGGTTTCCCATTAGCCATTACAAAACAAATTTCTCAACTCAACGCTAGAGGCGAATACAAAGCCAGTATGTCACTTTTCAAAAATAGTATGCTCATCATGATTGGTTTAGGAGCTTTTTCTTGCCTAACATTCTACGGATTAGCAGATTATATCGCTTCAATAAGCGTTGTACCAACAGGTAATGTCAATGATAGTGTACTCATTCTACGCTCTCTTGCACCTGCTATTTTAATTATCCCACCAATTAGTTTACTAAGAGGCTTTTTCCAAGGATTCCAGCAGATGACAACACCTGCTTTATCTCAAATATTAGAACAAGTCGTACGTGTGTCATACATGCTAGGTGCTACTTTTTATATTATGAAAATAGCCAAAGGCTCTTTAGTTGAGGCTGTATCACAATCAACATTTGCAGCATTTATTGGAGCATTTGTCACACTCATCTTTTTACTATTTGAATTGTATAAAGAACGTTACTATATTTTTGAAAAAATAAAACTCGGCAAACAAACCGTTTCTTTTTCTATTTTAGACAGCTTTAAACTTGTCTTAAAAGATTCTATTCCTTTTGTTGTCATGAGTACCGGAACATCTTTATTAGCACTGATTGATAACTTCAGCTACAACGGCATTATGAACGAATTTTCAACAATGACAAAAGACGAAATTGCCAATTCATTTGCTTGGTTTAGTGCTAATGCCGCTAAATTAACAAATATTGTCGGCTCTATCACTATGGCAATTACAGCAAGTGCTATTCCAAACATTGCCGCACTATACCATAGAAAAGACAAAAAACAATTATCTTTAGCCGTAACAAAAGACATTGAATTACTTTGCTTTTTAGTCATTCCAAGTGCCATTGGTTTATTCATCGTATCTAATGCTATTTATGCTGTTTTTTACGGCTCAATCGACGGTGCACATGTCTTAAAAATCTTTTGCATTAACTTAATTATTACTGGATTTTTCAGTATGTTCGTCAGCATCATACAAAGTACAGGAAAACACATGATTGCTATTAAAAGTTTATCCATTTTACTTTTATCAAAATTAACCTTTACACTTATTTTAACAGCTATCTTTAAAGAAAATGGTCCCGGTCTATCCTCTGTTGTAGCAACCATTTTAGCAACCATTTATCTATTCGATGAACTCTTTAAGTTAACAAAATTTGATACAACATACATCATCAAAAAAACGACTAATATTATTTTTGCCACGCTAGCCATGACCGCTATATCCTTAATCATTTACAACATATTGGTTATCCTATTACCAGCAAACAATAATATGGCAAACCTATTTATTGTCTTTATAACAGCTATTTTTGGTGGTCTTACCTATATTTACTTTACATTAAAATTAAATATTATGGACAGTATTTTACCAAAACAAGCACTTCAATTCAGACGATTATTGAAAAAATGGAATCTATAA
- a CDS encoding peptidoglycan bridge formation glycyltransferase FemA/FemB family protein, whose protein sequence is MQFLELDIDTLKAYQIKNTSRYFFSQSYDYARMAEKNKLKHRILAVIENDTLLAYGIFLYFRHKKIFYRVTAQYGPIMDYTDKELVTFYFKQIKQYFMKQWRVVSVRVNPFLSQRFYEDVTYMGDNQVATDVDAILSDLQFKALNMDMFDDLTLPTQCVYTKSLGDINGKDLLKQFPQKTRYTINKTMKEGVLVREIDIFDTHDAHIFNTINKETELRNGVKTRDIAYFQTMKSVLGKHVHFMVTYIDCPVYLENIEQTIDQLEREQLDLSEKLALGKVNVKKTENKLKELKENTVVWQTKREKTLELQAQEGDMIYLSCASFIESGQDFIYFSSGSMDKFSRFEGPSAMIYTMMLYAIENKFMYFNFYGTSKQFLEMDAADYGVLQFKRSFEGNIEYFMDNYELKRF, encoded by the coding sequence ATGCAATTTTTGGAATTGGATATAGACACATTAAAAGCATATCAAATAAAAAATACATCTCGCTATTTTTTCTCGCAAAGTTATGACTATGCACGTATGGCAGAAAAAAATAAGTTAAAACATCGTATTCTTGCCGTGATAGAAAATGATACATTATTGGCTTATGGTATTTTTTTGTATTTTAGACATAAAAAAATATTTTATCGTGTGACAGCACAATATGGTCCGATAATGGATTATACAGATAAAGAGTTGGTTACTTTTTATTTTAAGCAGATTAAACAATATTTTATGAAACAGTGGCGTGTGGTATCTGTCAGAGTAAATCCATTCTTATCTCAACGTTTTTATGAAGATGTGACGTATATGGGTGATAATCAAGTAGCTACGGATGTGGATGCTATTTTATCTGATTTACAATTTAAAGCATTAAATATGGATATGTTTGATGATTTAACATTGCCAACACAATGTGTTTATACGAAGTCATTAGGTGATATAAATGGAAAAGATTTATTGAAACAATTTCCTCAAAAAACGCGTTATACTATCAATAAAACGATGAAGGAAGGCGTTTTAGTTAGAGAAATAGATATATTTGATACACATGATGCTCATATTTTCAATACAATCAATAAGGAAACGGAATTGAGAAATGGTGTTAAAACAAGAGATATTGCTTATTTTCAAACGATGAAATCTGTTCTGGGTAAGCATGTTCATTTTATGGTGACCTATATAGATTGTCCTGTTTATTTAGAAAATATAGAACAAACGATTGATCAGTTAGAGCGTGAACAATTAGATTTATCTGAAAAACTAGCATTAGGAAAAGTGAATGTTAAGAAAACGGAAAATAAATTGAAAGAACTGAAAGAAAATACGGTTGTTTGGCAAACAAAACGTGAAAAAACTCTTGAGTTGCAAGCACAAGAGGGGGATATGATTTATTTATCGTGTGCTAGTTTTATTGAATCGGGTCAAGATTTTATTTATTTTTCAAGTGGAAGCATGGATAAGTTTAGTCGTTTTGAAGGTCCGTCTGCGATGATTTATACAATGATGCTATATGCTATTGAGAACAAATTTATGTATTTTAATTTTTATGGGACATCAAAACAATTTTTAGAGATGGATGCAGCTGATTATGGCGTTTTGCAATTTAAGCGTAGTTTTGAAGGAAATATTGAATACTTTATGGATAATTATGAATTAAAACGATTTTAA
- the raiA gene encoding ribosome-associated translation inhibitor RaiA, translated as MLTFNIRGENIEVTEALRLYNEKKIGKLEKYFSHVPNVVAHVNLKVYPDKNAKVEVTIPLPYIVLRAEETTSDLYGSIDLVIEKLERQIRKYKTKIQKKSREHGYSFEPTTSPVETTKDEETDELEIARIKRIPFRPMDSQEALLQMNLLGHDFFAYIDIETEELCVVYRRKDGKYGLIEAER; from the coding sequence ATGTTAACATTCAATATTCGGGGAGAAAACATCGAAGTAACAGAGGCACTACGCCTATACAACGAGAAAAAAATTGGAAAGCTAGAAAAATATTTTAGCCACGTACCAAATGTTGTCGCCCATGTTAATCTAAAAGTTTATCCAGACAAAAATGCAAAAGTTGAAGTAACCATTCCTTTACCTTACATTGTCTTACGTGCTGAGGAAACAACAAGTGACTTATACGGTAGTATTGATTTAGTCATTGAAAAATTAGAAAGACAAATTCGCAAATATAAAACAAAAATTCAAAAGAAATCTCGTGAACACGGATATTCTTTTGAACCAACAACATCTCCAGTAGAAACTACTAAAGATGAAGAAACAGATGAATTAGAAATTGCACGTATCAAACGTATTCCATTTAGACCAATGGATAGCCAAGAAGCATTATTACAAATGAACCTTTTAGGACATGACTTCTTTGCTTACATTGACATTGAAACAGAAGAACTATGTGTGGTATATCGTCGTAAAGATGGAAAATATGGTTTGATTGAAGCTGAAAGATAA
- a CDS encoding serine dehydratase, which produces MEHHELKAINYKSCFDVIGPIMVGPSSSHTAGAIRIGALARTLFGETPTSISCRYYESFAQTHKGHGTDYAIISGVLGFEMDDARVPNAVNIALSQNIDIEFIEDNHPSPVNHANTADLTLRHNNKIVRLIGTSIGGGMVEVRYLQLDTFVIEPNGPIPIVVLLTKNTLLKQHLKDTFTKLKMDILDIKETQNETHTLYVFELGQLITNHIKTELYRILEHETFYILE; this is translated from the coding sequence ATGGAGCACCATGAATTAAAAGCTATCAATTATAAAAGCTGCTTTGACGTTATCGGACCTATCATGGTTGGACCGTCAAGCTCACATACAGCAGGCGCTATTCGTATCGGTGCTTTAGCCCGTACTTTATTTGGTGAAACACCTACTAGTATTTCTTGCAGATATTATGAGTCCTTTGCACAAACGCATAAAGGACATGGAACAGATTATGCTATTATTAGTGGTGTCTTAGGTTTTGAAATGGACGATGCACGTGTTCCTAATGCTGTAAACATTGCTCTTTCACAAAATATAGACATTGAATTTATTGAAGATAATCATCCAAGTCCTGTTAATCATGCTAACACAGCAGATTTAACACTACGTCATAATAATAAAATTGTACGTCTTATTGGTACATCTATCGGTGGAGGCATGGTAGAAGTTCGTTATTTACAATTAGATACATTTGTCATTGAACCAAATGGTCCTATTCCGATTGTAGTGCTTTTAACAAAAAACACATTATTAAAACAACACTTAAAAGATACATTTACAAAACTAAAAATGGACATTCTGGATATAAAAGAAACGCAAAATGAAACACATACTTTATATGTATTTGAATTAGGACAACTCATTACCAATCATATAAAAACAGAATTGTATCGCATTTTGGAACACGAAACTTTTTATATTTTAGAATAG
- the sdaAA gene encoding L-serine ammonia-lyase, iron-sulfur-dependent, subunit alpha, translated as MYMTIKEIIDAANQHQCSISELMIQQEMKTTDLPRHVIWEKMEKNLDVMKKAVERSSTGDGVFSPTGLTGGDAVKMKKYRENGKTLSGDAVLAGVQYALGTNEVNAAMGVVCATPTAGASGTLPGVIFSIADTLKLTKEQQIRCLFTSALFGMVVANRAMIAGAVGGCQAEVGSASAMAAAAAVEAAGGTPQQCSEAFSISLGNLLGLVCDPVAGLVEIPCVKRNAIGATNALIAADMALAGITNPIPADETIDAMRSIGLRMPRELKETGLGGTAATKTGIDIAIKILGRDMSIHPDNTD; from the coding sequence ATGTATATGACGATTAAAGAGATTATTGATGCTGCTAATCAACATCAATGCTCCATATCAGAACTGATGATTCAACAAGAAATGAAAACAACAGATTTACCCCGACATGTGATATGGGAAAAAATGGAAAAAAACTTAGATGTGATGAAAAAAGCAGTAGAGAGAAGCTCAACTGGAGATGGTGTTTTTTCTCCAACAGGTTTAACTGGAGGAGATGCCGTTAAAATGAAAAAATATAGAGAAAATGGTAAAACACTCTCTGGCGACGCTGTTCTAGCCGGTGTTCAATATGCTTTAGGCACAAATGAAGTCAATGCCGCTATGGGTGTCGTTTGTGCCACACCTACAGCAGGTGCAAGTGGTACTTTACCCGGTGTTATTTTTTCCATTGCAGACACACTAAAATTAACAAAAGAACAACAAATTCGTTGTTTATTCACATCTGCTCTATTTGGTATGGTTGTTGCTAACCGTGCCATGATTGCCGGTGCCGTTGGTGGATGCCAAGCTGAAGTCGGAAGTGCCTCCGCTATGGCAGCCGCAGCTGCTGTTGAAGCAGCCGGTGGCACACCACAACAATGCTCAGAAGCTTTTTCCATCTCACTTGGCAACTTACTAGGTCTTGTATGTGATCCCGTTGCAGGTCTAGTGGAAATTCCTTGCGTCAAACGTAATGCTATTGGTGCAACAAATGCTCTCATCGCTGCCGATATGGCACTTGCTGGGATTACCAACCCAATACCAGCCGATGAAACGATTGATGCGATGCGTTCTATCGGACTACGCATGCCAAGGGAATTAAAAGAAACCGGACTAGGTGGTACAGCAGCCACAAAAACAGGTATTGATATTGCCATAAAAATACTAGGCAGAGATATGTCGATACACCCTGATAATACAGACTAA
- a CDS encoding peptidoglycan bridge formation glycyltransferase FemA/FemB family protein yields MSVIVKKVTDEIYKQSQLNYSTSNFLQSTEIASTQLERRNFLDSQRVVFEKNGHVIGQAIINIRKRYRFFKEAIILQGPLLDYTNMDIVKECFEALEIYFKHEKVSRFMIHPYLIQQQIDTSLNIVKDNQYNDVIDYLTSCGYVHTVHSEDTVHVVGQMFVKPLHQYDNEEAIYDAFSNALKRDLKKFDESHVKVRELQEDELDTFYRILVSTGGRKGFAVQPFLYFELLKKYFKKDARFMLAYLDCKAYTDYLQNQIDAFQNRIVELESSPLSKKTKGYITDAKDQLQSYVKRQEQFEQLHVTETFLPLSSYLFMCYGQEVVSILGGSYREYLNFGGSTMINWDMIRYAYRENKDYNFYGTIEVADSQNKTGNFNYKRQFGGELNVLIGSFTKTINPLMHLVEKIKK; encoded by the coding sequence ATGAGTGTTATAGTCAAAAAAGTAACAGATGAGATTTATAAACAAAGTCAGTTAAATTATAGTACGAGTAATTTTTTACAATCAACGGAAATTGCGAGTACGCAGTTAGAAAGAAGAAATTTTTTAGATAGTCAGCGTGTTGTCTTTGAGAAGAATGGACATGTGATTGGTCAAGCCATTATCAATATTCGTAAAAGGTATCGTTTTTTTAAGGAAGCAATTATTTTACAGGGACCTTTGTTAGATTATACAAATATGGACATTGTCAAAGAATGTTTTGAAGCGTTGGAGATATACTTTAAACATGAAAAAGTATCACGTTTTATGATACATCCTTATTTAATTCAACAACAAATAGATACGTCATTAAATATTGTAAAAGACAATCAGTACAATGATGTTATTGACTATCTAACATCATGCGGTTATGTACATACGGTGCATTCGGAAGATACGGTTCATGTTGTTGGGCAAATGTTTGTAAAACCATTGCATCAATATGACAATGAAGAAGCCATTTATGATGCATTTTCGAATGCTTTGAAACGTGATTTGAAAAAGTTTGATGAATCACATGTCAAAGTTCGGGAATTACAAGAAGATGAGTTAGATACATTTTATCGTATTTTAGTGTCGACAGGTGGCAGAAAAGGTTTTGCTGTGCAACCCTTTTTATATTTTGAACTATTGAAAAAATATTTTAAAAAAGATGCACGTTTTATGTTGGCATATTTAGATTGTAAAGCGTATACGGATTATTTGCAAAATCAGATTGATGCTTTTCAAAATCGCATTGTTGAACTTGAAAGTAGCCCTTTAAGCAAAAAAACAAAAGGGTATATAACAGATGCTAAAGATCAATTACAAAGTTATGTCAAACGTCAAGAGCAGTTTGAACAGCTACATGTGACAGAAACATTTTTACCGTTGTCGTCCTATTTGTTCATGTGTTATGGGCAAGAGGTTGTTTCGATTTTGGGTGGTTCTTATCGTGAGTATTTGAATTTTGGTGGTTCGACGATGATTAACTGGGACATGATTCGATATGCATATCGTGAAAATAAGGATTATAATTTTTACGGTACTATTGAAGTGGCGGATAGCCAAAATAAAACGGGAAACTTCAATTATAAACGTCAATTTGGTGGCGAGCTGAACGTGTTGATTGGTTCATTTACTAAAACAATAAATCCATTGATGCACTTGGTTGAGAAAATAAAAAAATAG
- a CDS encoding DUF1934 family protein gives MRKVKINFISTIKQENVLKVKKEYIGHLIEKNHCYYLRYKDAEYGKVTVKYDKVTHTITCLWENHHVKRMVFSMEYVTEMLYQLPQSHLLLDVHTMMLNVDIFEDLLKKIVFAYQLKEKDDIFGEYTIQYDIRPC, from the coding sequence ATGAGAAAAGTAAAAATAAATTTTATATCAACCATTAAACAAGAGAATGTTTTAAAAGTAAAAAAAGAATATATTGGTCATCTCATAGAGAAAAATCATTGTTACTATTTGCGTTACAAAGATGCTGAGTATGGAAAAGTGACTGTGAAATATGATAAAGTCACACACACCATCACGTGTTTGTGGGAAAATCATCATGTCAAACGTATGGTATTTTCAATGGAGTATGTCACGGAAATGCTTTATCAATTACCACAATCTCATTTGTTGTTAGATGTGCATACAATGATGTTAAATGTGGATATTTTTGAAGATTTATTGAAAAAAATAGTATTTGCATATCAGTTAAAAGAAAAAGATGATATTTTTGGAGAATACACAATTCAATATGATATACGTCCTTGTTAA
- a CDS encoding metal-sulfur cluster assembly factor: protein MSEVSQEMIEKIKNDILEALENVIDPELGIDIVNLGLVYGIELEEKGHCHIKMTLTTVGCPLADMIIENIQEELLKLEHVQSVDVELVWEPVWTTDRMSRYARIALGIRS from the coding sequence ATGAGTGAAGTAAGTCAAGAAATGATTGAAAAAATCAAAAATGATATTTTAGAGGCTTTAGAAAATGTGATTGACCCAGAGTTAGGCATTGATATTGTTAATTTAGGTTTAGTCTATGGTATTGAATTAGAGGAAAAAGGGCATTGTCATATAAAAATGACACTAACAACGGTGGGCTGTCCTTTAGCAGATATGATTATTGAAAATATACAAGAAGAATTATTGAAATTAGAACATGTTCAAAGTGTTGATGTTGAATTAGTTTGGGAGCCTGTTTGGACAACTGATAGAATGTCACGCTATGCTCGTATTGCACTAGGAATAAGATCATGA
- the murB gene encoding UDP-N-acetylmuramate dehydrogenase — MWRKELLDVFPTINILLDEPLNRYTYTKTGGKVDALVFPETKEHIRDLVLFLNDKKIPFLVLGNASNVIVTDGGIRGVVIMLEKMTNLVVDDTTVRVESGVVLTELTDYVAQQSLTGLEFACGIPGNVGGAVFMNAGAYGGEIKDVLYSVDVVTKTGEYKTYTNKEMVFGYRHSLIQETGDIVVQTTFVLQKGHKEDILAEMDRLMQLRREKQPLEYPSCGSVFKRPEGYFAGKLIQDAHLQGHRIGGIEVSKKHAGFMVNVDSGTATDYKQLIAYVQEKVYEVFGVRLETEVRFIGEENE, encoded by the coding sequence ATGTGGAGAAAAGAATTGTTAGATGTATTTCCAACAATCAATATTTTGCTTGATGAGCCATTAAACCGTTATACATATACGAAAACGGGTGGAAAAGTAGATGCTCTTGTGTTCCCAGAAACGAAAGAGCATATTCGTGATTTAGTATTATTTTTAAATGATAAAAAAATTCCATTTTTAGTGTTGGGAAATGCTAGTAATGTGATTGTGACAGACGGAGGTATTCGTGGCGTTGTCATTATGCTTGAGAAAATGACTAATCTTGTGGTGGACGATACGACAGTTCGTGTAGAAAGTGGTGTTGTACTTACTGAATTAACAGACTATGTTGCACAACAAAGTTTAACAGGTTTAGAGTTTGCTTGCGGTATTCCCGGAAATGTTGGGGGTGCTGTATTTATGAATGCTGGTGCTTATGGTGGTGAGATAAAAGACGTTTTATATTCTGTGGATGTTGTGACAAAAACGGGGGAGTACAAAACTTATACGAATAAAGAAATGGTATTTGGATACCGTCATAGTTTGATACAGGAAACTGGCGATATTGTTGTACAAACGACTTTTGTTTTACAAAAAGGTCATAAAGAAGATATTTTGGCAGAAATGGACCGATTGATGCAATTAAGACGAGAAAAACAACCATTAGAGTATCCGTCTTGTGGAAGTGTTTTTAAACGTCCAGAAGGGTATTTTGCAGGAAAGCTAATACAAGATGCACATCTACAAGGGCATCGTATTGGAGGAATAGAAGTTTCTAAAAAACATGCGGGATTTATGGTCAATGTTGATTCTGGTACAGCGACGGATTATAAGCAGTTGATCGCTTATGTTCAAGAAAAAGTTTATGAAGTATTCGGGGTTCGTTTAGAAACAGAAGTTCGATTTATAGGAGAAGAGAATGAGTGA
- a CDS encoding transaldolase, translated as MAEDLTIKIYSDGAVLETMLHDLSLGIVTGFTTNPSLMKKAGIDSYIDFAKKVLAHIKDYPVSFEVFADDLETMEKEAEVLNALGENVYVKIPVTNGKGESTAPLIERLSQRGIKLNVTAIFTLEQVRTVVDSLTSGVPSIVSVFAGRIADTGVDPMPIMQKSLDICREKKAIELLWASPRETFNIYQANALGVDIITCTSDLIQKLSLKDKDLTQYSLETVQMFLRDSQSLGFSILTD; from the coding sequence ATGGCTGAAGATTTAACAATTAAAATTTATTCAGACGGAGCAGTTTTAGAAACGATGTTACATGATTTATCATTAGGAATCGTAACAGGTTTTACAACTAATCCTAGCTTAATGAAAAAAGCTGGGATTGATAGCTATATAGATTTTGCTAAAAAAGTATTAGCACATATTAAAGATTATCCAGTTTCTTTTGAAGTATTTGCAGATGACTTAGAAACAATGGAAAAAGAAGCAGAAGTATTAAATGCTTTGGGAGAGAATGTTTATGTGAAAATTCCTGTGACAAATGGAAAAGGAGAGTCAACAGCACCTTTAATCGAGCGTTTGTCACAAAGAGGTATCAAGTTAAATGTAACAGCAATCTTTACACTAGAGCAAGTTAGAACGGTTGTTGATTCTTTAACAAGTGGTGTGCCATCTATTGTTTCTGTTTTTGCTGGAAGAATTGCTGATACGGGTGTTGATCCAATGCCTATTATGCAAAAATCTTTAGATATTTGCCGAGAGAAAAAAGCGATTGAGTTATTATGGGCAAGTCCTAGAGAAACATTTAATATTTATCAAGCAAATGCTTTAGGTGTAGACATTATTACGTGTACATCAGATTTAATTCAAAAATTAAGTTTAAAAGATAAAGATTTAACGCAATATTCATTAGAAACAGTACAAATGTTTTTAAGAGATAGTCAAAGTTTAGGATTTTCAATTTTAACAGATTAA
- a CDS encoding PTS ascorbate transporter subunit IIC: MEFIKDILSEPSFLMGLIAFIGLVALKKPAHKVMTGTLGPILGYLMLAAGAGVIVNHLSPLAEMIQKGFHITGVVPNNEAVTSVAQKILGVETMSILVMGLVFNLLIARFTRYKYIFLTGHHSFFMACLLSAVLGALKFSGVTLIIVGGFIMGAWSAISPAIGQKYTLKVTDGDEIAMGHFGSIGYYLSAFIGSLVGKNSKNTEDLQVSETWSFLRNTTISTALIMVLFYLIAAIAAGPEFVSTLSDGKNPWIFAVTSGLTFAVGVAIVYAGVRMILSDLIPAFEGIATKIIPNAVPAVDCAVFFPYAPTAVIIGFAFSFLGGFIGMLILGVTGGVLIIPGMVPHFFCGATAGIYGNATGGRRGAMIGSFVNGLLLAFLPALCLPVLGNLGFSNTTFGDVDFGILGILLGRLGEGFGQIGIFVIVGLLALVLVVPSFMSKSKEALNNKAE, encoded by the coding sequence ATGGAATTTATTAAAGATATTTTAAGTGAACCGTCTTTTTTAATGGGATTGATTGCGTTTATTGGTCTTGTTGCGTTAAAAAAACCTGCACATAAAGTCATGACGGGAACATTGGGACCAATTTTAGGTTATTTAATGTTAGCCGCTGGAGCAGGTGTTATCGTTAATCATTTATCTCCATTAGCCGAAATGATTCAAAAAGGATTTCATATTACAGGTGTTGTGCCAAATAATGAGGCAGTAACTTCCGTTGCACAAAAAATACTTGGTGTTGAAACAATGTCTATTTTAGTCATGGGACTTGTTTTTAATTTACTAATTGCTAGATTTACACGTTATAAATACATCTTTTTAACAGGCCATCACAGTTTCTTTATGGCGTGCTTATTATCTGCAGTTTTAGGTGCTTTGAAATTTTCAGGAGTAACATTGATTATCGTTGGTGGATTTATCATGGGTGCTTGGTCTGCTATTTCACCAGCTATTGGTCAAAAATATACTTTAAAAGTAACTGACGGTGATGAAATTGCCATGGGACACTTTGGTAGTATAGGTTATTATTTATCTGCTTTTATTGGAAGTTTAGTTGGTAAAAATAGTAAAAATACAGAAGATTTACAAGTATCTGAAACGTGGAGTTTTTTAAGAAATACGACAATTTCTACAGCTTTAATTATGGTGTTATTCTATTTGATTGCTGCTATTGCGGCAGGTCCAGAATTTGTGTCTACTTTATCTGATGGAAAAAATCCATGGATTTTTGCTGTAACAAGTGGGTTAACATTTGCTGTTGGTGTAGCTATTGTTTATGCCGGTGTTCGTATGATTTTATCTGATTTAATTCCTGCCTTTGAAGGTATTGCTACAAAAATTATTCCAAATGCTGTTCCAGCAGTGGATTGTGCTGTATTTTTCCCTTATGCACCAACAGCCGTTATTATTGGGTTCGCATTTAGTTTTTTAGGTGGATTTATTGGTATGTTGATTTTAGGTGTTACAGGTGGTGTACTCATTATTCCAGGTATGGTTCCTCATTTCTTCTGTGGTGCAACAGCAGGTATTTATGGTAATGCAACGGGTGGTAGACGAGGTGCGATGATTGGTTCTTTTGTTAATGGTTTATTATTAGCCTTTTTACCAGCTTTATGTTTACCAGTTTTAGGAAATTTAGGATTCAGCAATACAACTTTTGGTGATGTTGACTTTGGTATTTTAGGTATTTTATTAGGTCGTTTAGGTGAAGGTTTTGGACAAATTGGTATTTTTGTTATCGTGGGCTTATTAGCATTGGTTTTAGTGGTACCATCATTTATGTCTAAATCAAAAGAAGCTTTAAATAATAAAGCGGAATAA
- a CDS encoding PTS sugar transporter subunit IIB: protein MIKIITVCGNGIGSSLLLKMKVESIAKSLGIDVVAESCDSNAATGQQADLFVTVKEFKDIFPENTRVCIVQSYTNRKKIEEDLIPALELLKNEEV, encoded by the coding sequence ATGATTAAAATTATTACGGTATGTGGCAATGGTATCGGCAGTAGTTTGTTGTTGAAAATGAAAGTTGAAAGTATTGCTAAAAGTTTAGGTATTGATGTTGTTGCAGAGTCATGTGATTCAAATGCAGCAACTGGTCAACAAGCAGATTTATTTGTAACAGTAAAAGAATTTAAAGATATTTTTCCAGAAAATACACGTGTTTGTATTGTTCAAAGTTATACAAATCGTAAAAAAATTGAAGAAGATTTAATACCAGCATTAGAATTATTGAAAAATGAGGAGGTATAG